A window of the Brassica oleracea var. oleracea cultivar TO1000 chromosome C1, BOL, whole genome shotgun sequence genome harbors these coding sequences:
- the LOC106340457 gene encoding uncharacterized protein LOC106340457 translates to MPPKQETHSERISALEGQIGGFSTAIDELCDATTKSERSILEASAKNDRNRTPNGSEGSPRTAEPLRYEKGILQVPEKAIPLRSAELSTPSYHGVSSGYSPQQKIESPPKKLELPDFVGKNPDDWIFRVEKCFSVNQTEEDEKLSLAMASMVGGSVTWLRMIHDHEKPSDWGDFKNKLRRHFKATRGGTIVSQMLRLRQTGTVLEYREQFEELSAEVPHVPNDVLEEIFLHGMKRSLREQVVRLRPLGMDEIVEMAQIIEVQENERSSYQSRSFHRTNSAPTLHNHQRSSSNSSGGKQSETTPARKSFDSQHDNKGCEQKKTIHNPCRHCGERFFSGQKCKVFQKYKCLEIEEESERDEELDGGSEEEEEPQKQQELQVLSLMSMVGITTKKTLRIRGYIGDAEVVVLIDSGASCYFIATQLLQKLGLPVTPIQEFGVAIRDGRVLTSSGKCEDVRINIQGVGIREEYLVFDLGATDMAGDPDLLCAQVSLRAIEKLCEKEDGVYLLELQALFDNGETTDKAVVTVPAIKKLPKEYNSVFNMPSGLPPKRSREHAITLQEGTSPINIRPYRYSHLQENEIEKAVNKSTIPDRYPIPVIEELLDELAGASIFSKLDLKSGYHQIRFKENDVGKTAFKTHEGHYEFLVMPFGLTNAPATFQSEHSFYANEKKCAFAQKEVAYLGHVISKEGVSADPEKIEAMRSWSVPKNVTALRGFLGLTGYYRRFVLSYGKIARPLTELLKKEGFCWSEAVEKAFVKLKEAMCKLPVLRLPVFTKPFVVELMLRGLEYVRPGKENRVADSLSRRVELTEFKEFQLTAPLSIDMDELALQVERDEALQAIINGVSNGDQEFDGYSVKEGVLFKDRCLVIPTNSPFIPALLSQFHASAIGGHEGVL, encoded by the exons ATGCCTCCAAAGCAAGAGACTCATTCCGAAAGGATCTCTGCTCTCGAAGGCCAGATCGGTGGCTTCTCGACTGCGATCGACGAGCTGTGTGATGCGACGACGAAGAGTGAACGATCGATCCTGGAGGCGTCAGCAAAGAATGATCGGAA CCGTACACCTAATGGAAGCGAAGGAAGCCCGAGAACTGCAGAACCGCTCAGATATGAAAAAGGGATACTACAAGTACCAGAGAAGGCGATACCTCTCAGATCTGCGGAGCTGAGTACTCCATCTTACCATGGAGTATCTTCGGGGTATTCACCTCAACAGAAGATCGAGTCACCTCCGAAGAAGCTGGAACTACCGGATTTTGTAGGTAAAAATCCCGATGATTGGATATTCCGAGTGGAGAAATGCTTTTCGGTGAACCAAACGGAGGAGGATGAGAAACTCTCACTAGCTATGGCGAGTATGGTGGGGGGATCGGTTACGTGGTTGAGGATGATACATGACCATGAAAAGCCGAGTGATTGGGGTGATTTCAAGAATAAACTGCGAAGGCATTTCAAGGCAACCCGGGGAGGCACCATCGTGAGTCAGATGTTGCGACTGAGGCAGACGGGAACGGTGTTGGAGTACCGTGAGCAGTTCGAGGAGCTGTCAGCGGAGGTTCCTCATGTCCCAAATGATGTGTTGGAGGAGATCTTTTTGCACGGGATGAAGAGGAGCTTGAGGGAACAAGTCGTCAGGCTTAGACCTCTGGGAATGGATGAGATTGTGGAGATGGCCCAGATCATTGAGGTGCAGGAGAATGAGCGGAGTTCATATCAATCGAGGTCCTTTCACCGTACGAACTCAGCTCCAACTCTCCATAACCACCAGCGGAGCAGCTCAAACTCGTCTGGGGGGAAGCAGAGTGAAACAACACCCGCGAGGAAATCCTTCGACTCTCAACATGACAATAAGGGTTGTGAACAGAAGAAGACAATCCACAACCCCTGTCGTCATTGTGGTGAAAGATTTTTCTCGGGGCAGAAATGTAAAGTCTTTCAGAAGTACAAATGCCTTGAAATAGAGGAGGAATCTGAACGAGATGAGGAGTTAGATGGAGGTTCAGAAGAAGAAGAAGAACCTCAAAAGCAACAAGAACTTCAGGTTCTATCTCTCATGTCTATGGTAGGAATCACTACTAAGAAGACGTTGAGGATAAGAGGTTATATCGGGGATGCGGAAGTAGTGGTGCTCATTGATTCTGGTGCGTCGTGTTACTTCATAGCCACACAGCTATTACAGAAGTTGGGGCTGCCAGTAACACCTATTCAGGAGTTTGGAGTAGCTATTAGAGATGGAAGGGTTCTCACCAGCAGTGGGAAGTGTGAGGACGTGAGAATTAACATTCAAGGAGTGGGAATTCGAGAAGAGTATTTGGTGTTTGATTTGGGAGCTACAGATATG GCAGGAGATCCGGACTTGCTCTGTGCTCAAGTATCCTTGAGGGCGATAGAGAAGTTATGCGAGAAAGAAGACGGGGTGTATCTGCTAGAGTTACAAGCTTTATTTGACAATGGGGAAACAACAGATAAGGCGGTTGTGACAGTTCCTGCTATCAAGAAGTTGCCGAAGGAGTACAACTCAGTGTTCAACATGCCTAGTGGCTTACCTCCCAAGAGGTCACGAGAGCATGCAATCACACTGCAAGAGGGAACTTCACCCATTAACATTCGACCCTATCGCTACTCCCATCTACAGGAGAACGAGATTGAGAA GGCTGTTAACAAGAGTACAATACCTGATCGTTACCCAATTCCTGTCATTGAAGAGCTATTGGATGAGTTAGCAGGAGCTTCGATCTTCTCCAAGCTAGACCTCAAATCTGGTTACCATCAGATAAGATTTAAGGAGAATGATGTGGGTAAGACAGCTTTCAAGACGCACGAGGGTCACTACGAGTTCCTAGTGATGCCGTTCGGTCTCACTAACGCACCGGCTACTTTCCAGTCT GAACACAGCTTCTATGCTAATGAGAAGAAGTGTGCATTTGCACAAAAAGAGGTAGCGTACTTGGGACATGTGATCTCAAAAGAAGGAGTATCTGCAGACCCTGAGAAGATAGAAGCAATGAGAAGCTGGTCTGTACCCAAGAACGTTACTGCCTTGCGTGGATTTCTTGGCCTTACTGGCTACTACCGGAGATTTGTGCTGAGTTATGGGAAGATTGCACGACCTCTGACAGAGTTGCTTAAGAAGGAAGGGTTTTGTTGGTCAGAAGCAGTCGAGAAGGCCTTTGTGAAGTTGAAGGAAGCAATGTGCAAGTTACCTGTCCTGAGGCTTCCTGTTTTCACTAAGCCCTTTGTAGTTGAACTGATGCTTCGGGGGTTGGAATATGTGCG GCCTGGCAAGGAGAATAGAGTGGCTGATTCTTTGTCAAGGCGTGTAGAGCTTACTGAGTTCAAAGAGTTTCAGTTGACAGCACCTTTGTCCATTGACATGGATGAATTGGCGTTGCAAGTGGAGCGAGATGAAGCCTTGCAAGCTATCATAAATGGTGTTAGTAACGGAGATCAGGAGTTTGATGGTTATAGTGTGAAGGAGGGCGTTTTGTTTAAAGATCGATGTCTGGTGATTCCCACCAATTCACCTTTCATACCGGCGTTGCTGAGCCAATTCCACGCTAGTGCGATAGGAGGTCACGAAGGGGTTCTCTAA